One window of the Cardiocondyla obscurior isolate alpha-2009 linkage group LG05, Cobs3.1, whole genome shotgun sequence genome contains the following:
- the LOC139102770 gene encoding putative nuclease HARBI1, with product MRPKEEKFFILLLCMGVYIVLYHHQLLLLNIQRHRGRGKGRRRWWIRPVNRRREQQGFYHNLILEIQLTDHEEFFANFRMWPEQFEFLHNVIKPLLEKQTTVMRLPLPSKLRLGMTLMFLAQGGTIQSLHDKFRVGKSTIHQVIKETCKAIWEKLQPIYLPQLTRNDFKRIAAQFFDHWQFPNCIGAIDGRHMRIKAPPMSGSEFYNYKGFFSVVLLAAVDVCYKFTWVDVGQYGSMSDGGVWSNSDFGQALNHDEVDLPPDKPLPGSDIPIPYFLVGDEAFPLKKYLMRPFPGRMQQRLSDKQRIFNYRLSRARRVVENAFGILTMQWQVLNSPLMCSVDKAENIIKVLVCLHNMLIDNKNSGYLNSVQLELELEDGNIQTSTWKTIEITENYFQRLRRVGANRAASVANDIREYLAEYLASDIGTAQAPWQFERIFRGARLTLTR from the exons atgagacctaaagaagaaaaattttttattcttctgttGTGCATGGGAGTATATATTGTGCTTTATCATCATCAACTTTTGCTACTAAATATTCAAAGACATCGTGGACGTGGTAAAGGACGAAGAAGATGGTGGATACGACCTGTGAATCGACGAAGAGAACAGCAAGGATTTTATCATAatcttattttagaaattcaGTTAACAGACCATGAAGAATTTTTTGCTAATTTTCGTATGTGGCCAGAACAATTTGAGTTTTTACATAATGTCATAAAGCCATTGCTTGAAAAACAGACAACTGTGATGAGATTACCTCTGCCATCGAAACTAAGACTTGGAATGACATTAAT GTTTCTTGCTCAAGGAGGAACTATTCAAAGTCTTCATGATAAGTTTCGTGTTGGGAAGAGTACAATACATCAGGTTATTAAAGAAACTTGCAAGGCAATATGGGAAAAGCTGCAGCCTATTTACTTGCCTCAATTGACAAGGAACGATTTTAAGCGAATTGCTGCACAATTTTTTGATCATTGGCAATTTCCTAATTGTATTGGTGCTATTGACGGAAGACACATGCGCATTAAAGCACCGCCTATGTCAGGCagtgaattttataattacaaaggATTTTTTAGTGTTGTTCTCTTAGCAGCAGTAGATGTTTGTTATAAATTCACTTGGGTGGATGTTGGACAGTATG gATCTATGAGTGATGGTGGAGTTTGGTCAAACTCTGATTTTGGACAAGCTTTGAATCATGATGAAGTGGATTTACCTCCAGATAAACCTCTTCCTGGAAGTGATATTCCTATCCCATACTTTCTTGTAGGTGACGAAGCctttcctttaaaaaaataccttATGCGTCCTTTTCCTGGAAGGATGCAGCAGAGACTGTCAGATAAGCagcgaatttttaattatcgtctATCTCGAGCACGACGTGTAGTAGAAAATGCTTTTGGTATATTAACAATGCAGTGGCAAGTTTTAAATTCCCCTCTAATGTGTTCTGTAGACAAAGCGGAAAACATTATCAAAGTTTTAGTGTGTCTGCATAACATGTTAATTGACAATAAAAATAGTGGGTATTTAAATTCTGTTCAATTAGAATTAGAATTAGAAGATGGCAATATTCAGACAAGTACTTGGAAAACTATTGaaataacagaaaattattttcaaagacTTCGTAGAGTAGGAGCCAATAGGGCAGCTTCCGTAGCGAATGATATAAGAGAATACCTTGCTGAATACCTAGCCTCAGACATAGGTACAGCTCAGGCACCATGGCAATTCGAGCGAATATTTCGAGGTGCTCGTTTGACTTTAACTcgataa
- the LOC139102493 gene encoding LOW QUALITY PROTEIN: cytochrome c oxidase subunit 6A, mitochondrial-like (The sequence of the model RefSeq protein was modified relative to this genomic sequence to represent the inferred CDS: inserted 1 base in 1 codon), with translation MAAWARANRIFSRQFASAAAGQHATTEQTQVLWKRISFFVGFPAIGLAMVNCYLNHQAHHNDPRPEFVXYDHMRVRTKKFPWGDGNHSLFHNPHANALPDGYEE, from the exons ATGGCTGCTTGGGCGAGAGCGAATCGTATCTTTTCCAGACAATTTGCATCGGCAGCTGCCGGTCAACATGCCACCacag AACAGACACAGGTTCTGTGGAAAAGGATTTCGTTTTTCGTTGGATTTCCGGCGATAGGGCTGGCTATggttaattgttatttaaatcatCAAGCACATCATAATGATCCACGTCCAGAATTTG CTTATGATCACATGAGAGTGAGAACCAAG aaaTTCCCGTGGGGAGATGGTAATCACTCTCTTTTCCATAATCCACATGCAAATGCTTTACCAGACGGTTATGAAGAATAA
- the LOC139102756 gene encoding putative uncharacterized protein DDB_G0289963 — protein sequence MSRISYQNNRNSTNTTMQNVRQDVNVIQRQANSNQQVFLEKPVCCCVTCLNKTKHTFVPQSQCNIQTQYDQNIPPNQNLQIPQQRLTKQHSEFYKNVPTSSNTNNLLQRTEDIKSQVEDRTQQKASYTNMQDSYNKISNPCNESQNTYNNAKSLPLPESSMLQNTTSLQEANKKVMLHDQISYLKKIRENDTEQNTYNNAKSLPLPESSMLQNTTSLQEANKVSKSISKTNSAPTLDISFLTDLQKVMLHDQISYLKKIRENDTEQNNNTVKSNTSEKCTENDSQNDISQNKSVSQKNAMQMSVDETVKIQSNRDNKNTLSDKNLETQSRKKSVDSNISENSKFATIKSCLKTQNKKLSLTQKFPDLTSSKISQVHIENEKCTEILFNSSKSPQQISTNEENTNANEEISDEMSDCFEKLYIDENVEEEQKDDQCDEASFSKDDDFYTLHRVDSPWTLDKIKYNPSEVMPIFLLKNPIDNISQDIVDKTQNAATFNEELSEEKPRESTCFIFSSVFHSSSNLKIEWNTEENMKQVESTKENNEKIKTEEEEEPEEEVSFKLQLSEDELNTEESSMYIQRSIVIKEEAIIDTHDKLPKNIEEQNAIDTHSNIRTIHEQLKHVSEQKPGKSQTYSLNFGEKDNAAEEIMLYQHSNDICDNNMECISVKSEDSEITPIPSIINIKSILPSSFEEIGMSKGFENDRIE from the exons ATGTCACGGATATCATATCAAAATAATAGGAACTCAACCAATACAACGATGCAAAATGTTAGACAGGATGTAAATGTGATTCAGCGGCAAGCAAACTCCAATCAGCAAGTATTTTTGGAAAAACCAGTATGCTGTTGTGTtacttgtttaaataaaaccaAACATACTTTTGTGCCTCAATCGCAGTGTAATATACAAACGCAATATGATCAAAATATCCCACCAAATCAAAATCTGCAAATACCGCAGCAGAGATTAACGAAGCAGCActcagaattttacaaaaatgtaccTACATCGAGTAATACTAATAACTTACTACAAAGGACAGAGGATATTAAATCGCAAGTTGAAGATCGTACGCAACAGAAGGCATCGTATACTAACATGCAAGATTCATATAACAAAATTTCGAATCCATGTAACGAGTcacaaaatacatataataatgcaaaatctCTTCCATTACCAGAATCGAGTATGTTACAAAATACGACATCATTACAAGAAGCAAATAAA AAAGTGATGTTGCACGATCAAATAAG ttacctaaaaaaaataagagaaaatgATACAGaacaaaatacatataataatgcaaaatctCTTCCATTACCAGAATCGAGTATGTTACAAAATACGACATCATTACAAGAAGCAAATAAAGTATCAAAATCCATTTCAAAAACAAATTCCGCCCCCACATTAGATATATCTTTTTTGACGGATCTTCAGAAAGTGATGTTGCACGATCAAATAAG ttacctaaaaaaaataagagaaaatgATACAGAACAAAACAATAACACAGTAAAATCGAATACTTCTGAGAAATGTACCGAAAACGATTCACAAAACGATATCTCACAAAACAAATCAGTGTCACAAAAGAATGCAATGCAAATGTCTGTAGACGAAACTGTAAAGATTCAATCTAATCgagataataaaaacactttGTCTGATAAAAACTTAGAAACACAATCTCGTAAGAAAAGTGTTGATTCGAATATTTCGGAAAACTCTAAATTTGCGACGATAAAGAGTTGTTTAAAAACGCAGAATAAAAAGTTATCCTTAACACAGAAGTTTCCGGATCTTACATCTTCGAAAATATCGCAGGTACACATTGAAAATGAAAAGTGtaccgaaatattatttaattcttcaaaATCGCCACAACAAATATCTACAAACGAAGAAAACACCAATGCTAACGAAGAAATATCTGACGAAATGTCCGATTGTTTcgagaaattatatattgacGAAAATGTGGAGGAGGAGCAGAAAGACGATCAGTGTGATGAAGCATCGTTTTCTAAAGATGACGATTTTTATACGTTGCACCGCGTTGATTCACCATGGACGCttgataagataaaatataatcctTCAGAAGTAATGCcaatatttcttttgaaaaatcCAATAGATAATATATCTCAAGATATTGTAGATAAAACGCAAAACGCAGCGACATTTAACGAAGAATTATCAGAAGAGAAACCGCGAGAATCAACttgtttcatattttcttCCGTATTCCATTCATCTTCAAACTTAAAAATTGAATGGAATACGGaagaaaatatgaaacaaGTTGAaagtacaaaagaaaataacgagaaaataaaaacagaggaagaggaggagccCGAGGAGGAAGTGtcgtttaaattacaattgtcCGAAGATGAATTAAATACAGAAGAGAGCTCGATGTATATACAACGTTCTATAGTTATAAAAGAGGAAGCGATAATAGATACTCACGATA AACTTCCTAAAAATATAGAAGAGCAAAATGCAATAGACACCCACAGTAATATTAGAACGATTCATGAACAGCTTAAACATGTATCTGAACAGAAACCTGGAAAATCGCAAACTTATTCCCTTAATTTCGGTGAGAAAGATAATGCCGCAGAAGAAATTATGTTATATCAGCACTCAAATGATATTTGTGATAATAATATGGAATGTATTTCTGTGAAAAGTGAAGATTCCGAAATTACACCTATACCAAGTATTATAAACATTAAGAGTATATTGCCATCATCATTTGAGGAGATAGGGATGAGTAAAGGTTTTGAAAATGACAGAATTgaatga